A genomic window from Gambusia affinis linkage group LG16, SWU_Gaff_1.0, whole genome shotgun sequence includes:
- the ubr1 gene encoding E3 ubiquitin-protein ligase UBR1 isoform X2 has protein sequence MLLKQHLNMADREKPSEGLQLSQEWLEAADCRAELLQHLKDQVPQIFCLKKELSPLEEEELTHRRLLHPLECFLFGEDPQEGRQKLQQGSASSQLCGRVFKEGETVYSCRDCAIDPTCVLCMDCFQDSVHKNHRYKMHASSGGGFCDCGDVEAWKVGPCCSKHDLGAAAAMVTDEAVLEPELYERAEKLFRVLLRYVTDFLVWEENFELSAELQPRLKDNAYYCVLYNDEHHSYDHVIYTLQRSVNCDQAEAQTHTTLIDKEGRRAVKRGTLRSCQQAKESIRSNSEHISLQPLRVEILHATVMAHQSFALRLGSWFQKIIGYSVGFRQAFCQVALEPNADRDRPCLISRLMLHDARMYKGARKIVHELIFGSMLMDSDFKRLFAIEFTKHYKQLQKDFISDDHERSISITALSVQIFTVPTLARQLIEECNVIKVIVDTVLELLREHLDETNRFFFLGYNSDKFSRIQVIFHDLRYILISKPCVWTEELRGQFLEGFKIFLGFLKCMQGMEEVRRQLGQHIAVEPEWEAGFTLQIQLRHILAMFQDWCSSDDEIMLQAFKECHSTLIECNNQPFHKEATDFYMCKHILRARPYKVSQEPVSIHLPISRLLAGLYVLMWKTGVIDRLDNPECYDLIQLAEHPLRCVVLAAQVTAEMWRRNGLSLVSQVYYYQDVKCRDEMYDKDIIMLQIAASKMDPNHFLMLILLRFELFDYFNGNSLSKDQDELTQWNRLTEEMLFLLIAIFGERYVPGISHVTKEDVTMREVIHLLCIEPMAHSTLVKSLPENENHETGLEAVIAKVATFRKPGVSGHGLYEVKKERLMDFNPFFYHYSRSQRSKAEESQKKRRAQESNDKALRPPVPPAFSQSFSRIVQILCCDVFIHILRCILQRPAEDRSTHWTEAMIQRALHLIGQALVEEKTQLESGSVEDVTFDFSLKARIGSEHGKSLFLLLSKIKSLPSLEAQKDLIKWLLQMFEIVKCIREKSSPTVSVSMDTTKPEESSQDKEKAERKRKAEAAKLHRQKIMAQMSAMQKNFIESNKMLYENMPETGTQEEPVTSSESSAMEQRELRITFGPLRGPTPSEREVLTCILCQEEQEVLPLAPAMVLTACVQRSTVLTQCRGRIPANRADGTGTYPLFMPPDLAVGTHTGSCGHVMHATCWQKYFEAVQNTTRNRLHAELIVDLENGEYLCPLCKSLCNTVIPLIPLEPLIFNYENAEIIGQHLTLPRWIQVLAARIKGLKSVMQDNDVQMDGGSGSSGTTCLFGDGQPDFRSILAYGIQESRKFSDGIAEMLVVCATTVHRVGLKTAPNELCPRVPLMAWNTCAFTIQAIENILQEEDKPLFGSLQNRQIAGLKAIVQFAASQRLKSSQGVIQRHFADMMGVLLPVLSRKNTPSILDVDFFHLLVGLVLSIPSLYQEEGIDLQPSAVSSAFNNMYIFHLVTMAHILQVLLTSTDFPAAGDGEETEEARLAAELYTTVLLHTGRLVPDLSGGSVAQRVKAGIEPFLRSAALFFNCLTGVHPPEELFSAPVSSPGQMEALCSYLALPFNVFQLFQDYRDAVSPMLQRWCGSPSITKALQGKTQTIRYPRRRNRLIDLPEDYSALLNKASHFQCPKSTVDERKHPTLCLVCGAMLCSQSSCCLSQLDGEDVGACTAHAATCGAGVGMFLRIRECEIVLMASKTRGSTYPAPYLDDYGETDPHLGRGNPLHLCPERYKKLNQLWQQHCILEEIARSLEVVNVMFAFEWQLV, from the exons ATGCTCCTTAAACAGCACCTGAACATGGCGGACAGGGAGAAGCCGTCAGAGGGGCTGCAGCTCAGTCAG GAATGGCTGGAGGCGGCAGATTGCAGGgcggagctgctgcagcacctgaagGACCAGGTGCCGCAGATCTTCTGCCTGAAGAAGGAGCTCAGCCctctggaggaagaggagctgacgCACAGGCGGCTCCTTCATCCTCTGGAGTGCTTCCTGTTCGGAGAGGATCCTCAGGAAGGTCGGCAGAAGCTGCAGCAAGGCAGCGCCTCGTCTCAGCTCTGCGGCCGCGTGTTCAAGGAGGGAGAGACTGTGTACTCCTGCAG GGACTGTGCAATAGATCCCACTTGTGTGCTGTGCATGGACTGCTTCCAGGACAGTGTGCACAAAAACCATCGCTACAAG ATGCACGCGTCATCCGGCGGGGGGTTCTGTGACTGCGGCGACGTGGAAGCCTGGAAGGTCGGCCCGTGTTGCTCCAAACACGACCTGGGGGCTGCCGCTGCCATGGTAACG GACGAAGCTGTTTTAGAGCCAGAATTGTACGAACGTGCAGAGAAACTTTTCCGGGTTCTTCTGCGCTACGTTACCGACTTCCTGGTGTGGGAGGAAAACTTTGAGCTGTCAGCCGAACTCCAGCCCCG GTTAAAAGACAATGCGTACTACTGTGTGCTGTACAACGATGAGCATCACTCGTACGACCACGTGATCTACACCCTGCAGCGATCGGTTAACTGCGATCAGGctgaagcacaaacacacacaactctTATTGACAAAGAG GGTCGGCGGGCGGTGAAGAGAGGAACGCTCCGTTCTTGCCAGCAAGCAAAAGAGTCCATCAGG TCCAACTCCGAGCACATCTCCCTTCAGCCTCTGCGTGTGGAGATCCTTCATGCAACAGTGATGGCTCATCAGTCTTTCGCTCTCCGTCTGGGTTCCTGGTTCCAGAAGATCATTGGTTACTCAG TCGGATTCAGACAGGCCTTCTGCCAGGTCGCATTAGAGCCCAATGCAGACAGAGATCGTCCCTGTCTCATCAGCAGACTCATGCTGCACGATGCACGCATGTATAAAG gAGCTCGGAAGATCGTACACGAGTTGATTTTCGGTAGCATGCTGATGGATTCTGATTTCAAGAGGCTGTTTGCAATCGAGTTTACAAAA cactATAAACAGCTACAGAAGGACTTCATCAGTGATGACCATGAAAGGAGTATTTCCATCACGGCTCTGTCTGTTCAGATCTTCACTGTTCCAACACTA gcCAGACAGCTGATTGAAGAGTGCAATGTCATCAAAGTGATCGTTGATACGGTCCTGGAACTGCTGCGGGAACATCTGGATGAGACCAATCGCTTTTTCTTCCTGGGATACAACTCAGACAAGTTTTCCCGGATCCAGGTTATCTTCCACGACCTCAG GTACATTCTGATCAGTAAGCCCTGTGTGTGGACAGAGGAGCTGCGAGGACAGTTTCTGGAGGGATTCAAGATTTTCCTTGGTTTTCTTAAATGCATGCAG GGAATGGAAGAAGTGAGGCGGCAGCTTGGGCAGCATATCGCGGTGGAGCCAGAATGGGAGGCTGGTTTCACCCTCCAGATTCAGCTACGTCACATTCTTGCCATGTTTCAGGACTGGTGCTCATCTGAT GATGAGATCATGCTGCAGGCGTTTAAGGAGTGCCACTCGACTCTGATCGAATGCAACAACCAGCCTTTCCATAAGGAGGCCACTGACTTTTACATGTGCAAGCACATCCTGCGTGCTCGTCCATACAAAGTGTCACAGGAGCCTGTCAGCATACACCTGCCCATTTCCAGGCTACTAGCAG GTTTGTATGTACTTATGTGGAAAACGGGGGTGATTGACCGTCTGGATAATCCC GAATGCTACGATCTCATTCAGCTCGCAGAGCATCCTCTGCGCTGCGTTGTCCTCGCCGCTCAGGTTACAGCCGAAATGTGGCGCAGAAACGGCCTGTCGTTGGTCAGCCAA GTTTACTACTATCAGGATGTAAAATGCCGGGACGAGATGTACGATAAAGATATTATCATGCTTCAG aTTGCTGCTTCCAAAATGGATCCTAACCACTTCCTCATGCTGATCCTGCTCAGATTTGAGCTGTTTGACTACTTTAATGGGAATTCCTTGAGTAAAGACCAG GATGAGCTGACGCAGTGGAACCGTCTGACAGAGGAGATGCTGTTCCTGCTGATCGCCATCTTTG GTGAGCGCTACGTTCCCGGGATCAGTCATGTGACCAAAGAGGACGTGACGATGAGGGAGGTTATCCACCTGCTGTGCATCGAGCCCATGGCTCACAGCACTTTGGTGAAAAGCCTTCCAGAGAAC gaAAATCACGAAACAGGCCTGGAGGCAGTCATTGCAAAAGTTGCAACTTTCAG aaagcCGGGCGTGTCTGGACATGGGTTATATGAGGTGAAAAAGGAGCGGCTGATGGATTTTAACCCTTTCTTTTACCACTACTCCAGATCTCAGCGTAGCAAG GCAGAGGAGTCTCAGAAAAAGAGAAGAGCTCAAGAGAGTAACGATAAAg CTCTGCGTCCTCCGGTGCCGCCAGCCTTTTCTCAGAGTTTCTCCCGGATTGTGCAGATCCTCTGCTGCGACGTTTTTATCCACATCCTGAGGTGCATCCTGCAGAGACCCGCGGAGGACCGGTCCACACACTGGACCGAGGCCATGATCCagagg GCGCTGCATTTGATTGGCCAGGCTTTGGTGGAGGAGAAGACCCAGCTAGAGAGCGGCAGTGTGGAGGACGTGACCTTTGACTTCAGCCTGAAAGCCCGCA TTGGTTCAGAACATGGCAAGTCgcttttccttttattgtccAAGATCAAGTCTCTGCCCTCGCTGGAAGCGCAGAAAGATCTGATCAAATGGCTGCTACAG atGTTTGAGATTGTGAAGTGCATCAGAGAGAAGTCCAGTCCTACAGTTTCTGTCAGCATGGACACAACCAAGCCAGAAGAg AGCTCTCAGGATAAAGAAAAGGCCGAGCGGAAAAGGAAAGCGGAGGCGGCTAAACTCCACCGTCAGAAGATCATGGCCCAGATGTCGGCGATGCAGAAGAACTTCATTGAATCAAACAAGATGCTTTATGAGAACATGCCTGAGACGGGCACACAGGAGGAGCCTGTGACATCCTCTGAAAG CTCTGCCATGGAGCAGAGGGAGCTGCGCATAACCTTCGGGCCTCTCCGGGGACCCACCCCATCTGAGAGGGAGGTGCTCACCTGCATTCTGTgtcaggaggagcaggaggtgcTGCCTCTGGCTCCAGCCATGGTGCTGACCGCCTGCGTCCAAAGATCCACCGTGTTGACGCAGTGCAGAGGGAGAATCCCAGCGAACAGAGCAGATG GAACAGGGACTTATCCCCTCTTCATGCCCCCTGACCTCGCAGTGGGAACCCACACTGGTAGCTGTGGACACGTCATGCATGCCACATGTTGGCAGAA GTATTTTGAGGCTGTTCAGAACACGACCAGAAACCGGCTCCACGCCGAGCTCATCGTCGACCTGGAGAACGGAGAGTACTTGTGTCCTCTGTGCAAGTCTCTATGCAACACCGTCATCCCTCTCATCCCCTTAGAGCCACTTATATTCAACTA TGAAAATGCAGAGATAATAGGACAACATTTGACGTTGCCCCGCTGGATTCAGGTCCTCGCtgccaggattaaaggactgaAGTCCGTCATGCAGGACAACG ACGTCCAGATGGACGGCGGCAGCGGCAGCAGTGGCACCACCTGCCTGTTCGGTGACGGCCAGCCGGACTTCAGATCCATTCTGGCCTACGGAATTCAAGAATC gaGAAAGTTCTCAGACGGAATCGCCGAAATGCTGGTGGTGTGCGCCACGACGGTCCACAGGGTGGGACTGAAGACGGCGCCCAACGAGCTCTGTCCCCGCGTTCCCCTCATGGCCTGGAACACCTGCGCCTTCACCATCCAGGCCATCG AAAACATTCTGCAGGAAGAGGACAAGCCGCTGTTTGGATCCCTACAGAACAGACAG aTTGCAGGACTGAAGGCGATTGTTCAGTTTGCAGCGTCACAGAGACTGAAGAGCTCCCAGGGAGTAATCCAGAGGCACTTTGCAGACATGATGGGAG TGTTGCTGCCGGTTCTGAGCAGGAAGAACACGCCTTCTATTCTGGATGTGGACTTCTTCCATCTCTTG GTGGGGTTGGTGTTGTCGATTCCTTCTCTGTACCAGGAGGAAGGAATCGACTTGCAGCCATCTGCCGTTAGCTCCGCCTTCAACAACATGTACATTTTTCACCTGGTCACCATGGCTCACATCCTGCAGGTCCTGCTGACCTCCACAG attttccagCTGCAGGCGATGGAGAAGAGACAGAGGAAGCAAGATTAGCAGCAGAGTTATACACAACAGTGTTGCTACACACTGGAAG GCTGGTTCCTGATTTATCTGGTGGCTCCGTGGCTCAAAGGGTGAAGGCAGGAATTGAACCTTTCCTGCGAagtgctgctctgttttttaaCTGCCTTACTGGAGTTCATCCTCCAGAGGAGCTTTTTAGCGCTCCTG TTTCCTCTCCAGGACAGATGGAGGCGCTGTGTAGCTACTTGGCTCTACCTTTCAATGTATTTCAGCTCTTCCAGGACTACAGAGACGCAGTTTCTCCTATGCTTCAAAG GTGGTGTGGGAGCCCCTCTATCACCAAAGCCCTGCAAGGGAAAACCCAAACCATCAG ATATCCGAGGAGAAGGAATCGGTTGATCGATCTTCCAGAGGATTACAGCGCTCTCCTGAACAAAGCCAGCCACTTTCA GTGTCCAAAGTCCACGGTGGACGAGAGGAAGCACCCGACGCTGTGCCTGGTCTGCGGCGCCATGCTTTGCTCACAGAGCTCCTGCTGCCTCAGTCAGCTGGACGGGGAGGACGTGGGGGCGTGCACGGCGCACGCTGCCACCTGTGGAGCCGGAGTGGGAATGTTTCTCAG AATCAGAGAGTGTGAAATTGTCCTGATGGCCAGTAAGACGCGAGGCAGCACTTACCCCGCTCCGTACCTGGACGACTATGGAGAAACTGACCCTCACCTTGG
- the ubr1 gene encoding E3 ubiquitin-protein ligase UBR1 isoform X1: MLLKQHLNMADREKPSEGLQLSQEWLEAADCRAELLQHLKDQVPQIFCLKKELSPLEEEELTHRRLLHPLECFLFGEDPQEGRQKLQQGSASSQLCGRVFKEGETVYSCRDCAIDPTCVLCMDCFQDSVHKNHRYKMHASSGGGFCDCGDVEAWKVGPCCSKHDLGAAAAMVTDEAVLEPELYERAEKLFRVLLRYVTDFLVWEENFELSAELQPRLKDNAYYCVLYNDEHHSYDHVIYTLQRSVNCDQAEAQTHTTLIDKEGRRAVKRGTLRSCQQAKESIRSNSEHISLQPLRVEILHATVMAHQSFALRLGSWFQKIIGYSVGFRQAFCQVALEPNADRDRPCLISRLMLHDARMYKGARKIVHELIFGSMLMDSDFKRLFAIEFTKHYKQLQKDFISDDHERSISITALSVQIFTVPTLARQLIEECNVIKVIVDTVLELLREHLDETNRFFFLGYNSDKFSRIQVIFHDLRYILISKPCVWTEELRGQFLEGFKIFLGFLKCMQGMEEVRRQLGQHIAVEPEWEAGFTLQIQLRHILAMFQDWCSSDDEIMLQAFKECHSTLIECNNQPFHKEATDFYMCKHILRARPYKVSQEPVSIHLPISRLLAGLYVLMWKTGVIDRLDNPECYDLIQLAEHPLRCVVLAAQVTAEMWRRNGLSLVSQVYYYQDVKCRDEMYDKDIIMLQIAASKMDPNHFLMLILLRFELFDYFNGNSLSKDQDELTQWNRLTEEMLFLLIAIFGERYVPGISHVTKEDVTMREVIHLLCIEPMAHSTLVKSLPENENHETGLEAVIAKVATFRKPGVSGHGLYEVKKERLMDFNPFFYHYSRSQRSKAEESQKKRRAQESNDKALRPPVPPAFSQSFSRIVQILCCDVFIHILRCILQRPAEDRSTHWTEAMIQRALHLIGQALVEEKTQLESGSVEDVTFDFSLKARTVGSEHGKSLFLLLSKIKSLPSLEAQKDLIKWLLQMFEIVKCIREKSSPTVSVSMDTTKPEESSQDKEKAERKRKAEAAKLHRQKIMAQMSAMQKNFIESNKMLYENMPETGTQEEPVTSSESSAMEQRELRITFGPLRGPTPSEREVLTCILCQEEQEVLPLAPAMVLTACVQRSTVLTQCRGRIPANRADGTGTYPLFMPPDLAVGTHTGSCGHVMHATCWQKYFEAVQNTTRNRLHAELIVDLENGEYLCPLCKSLCNTVIPLIPLEPLIFNYENAEIIGQHLTLPRWIQVLAARIKGLKSVMQDNDVQMDGGSGSSGTTCLFGDGQPDFRSILAYGIQESRKFSDGIAEMLVVCATTVHRVGLKTAPNELCPRVPLMAWNTCAFTIQAIENILQEEDKPLFGSLQNRQIAGLKAIVQFAASQRLKSSQGVIQRHFADMMGVLLPVLSRKNTPSILDVDFFHLLVGLVLSIPSLYQEEGIDLQPSAVSSAFNNMYIFHLVTMAHILQVLLTSTDFPAAGDGEETEEARLAAELYTTVLLHTGRLVPDLSGGSVAQRVKAGIEPFLRSAALFFNCLTGVHPPEELFSAPVSSPGQMEALCSYLALPFNVFQLFQDYRDAVSPMLQRWCGSPSITKALQGKTQTIRYPRRRNRLIDLPEDYSALLNKASHFQCPKSTVDERKHPTLCLVCGAMLCSQSSCCLSQLDGEDVGACTAHAATCGAGVGMFLRIRECEIVLMASKTRGSTYPAPYLDDYGETDPHLGRGNPLHLCPERYKKLNQLWQQHCILEEIARSLEVVNVMFAFEWQLV, from the exons ATGCTCCTTAAACAGCACCTGAACATGGCGGACAGGGAGAAGCCGTCAGAGGGGCTGCAGCTCAGTCAG GAATGGCTGGAGGCGGCAGATTGCAGGgcggagctgctgcagcacctgaagGACCAGGTGCCGCAGATCTTCTGCCTGAAGAAGGAGCTCAGCCctctggaggaagaggagctgacgCACAGGCGGCTCCTTCATCCTCTGGAGTGCTTCCTGTTCGGAGAGGATCCTCAGGAAGGTCGGCAGAAGCTGCAGCAAGGCAGCGCCTCGTCTCAGCTCTGCGGCCGCGTGTTCAAGGAGGGAGAGACTGTGTACTCCTGCAG GGACTGTGCAATAGATCCCACTTGTGTGCTGTGCATGGACTGCTTCCAGGACAGTGTGCACAAAAACCATCGCTACAAG ATGCACGCGTCATCCGGCGGGGGGTTCTGTGACTGCGGCGACGTGGAAGCCTGGAAGGTCGGCCCGTGTTGCTCCAAACACGACCTGGGGGCTGCCGCTGCCATGGTAACG GACGAAGCTGTTTTAGAGCCAGAATTGTACGAACGTGCAGAGAAACTTTTCCGGGTTCTTCTGCGCTACGTTACCGACTTCCTGGTGTGGGAGGAAAACTTTGAGCTGTCAGCCGAACTCCAGCCCCG GTTAAAAGACAATGCGTACTACTGTGTGCTGTACAACGATGAGCATCACTCGTACGACCACGTGATCTACACCCTGCAGCGATCGGTTAACTGCGATCAGGctgaagcacaaacacacacaactctTATTGACAAAGAG GGTCGGCGGGCGGTGAAGAGAGGAACGCTCCGTTCTTGCCAGCAAGCAAAAGAGTCCATCAGG TCCAACTCCGAGCACATCTCCCTTCAGCCTCTGCGTGTGGAGATCCTTCATGCAACAGTGATGGCTCATCAGTCTTTCGCTCTCCGTCTGGGTTCCTGGTTCCAGAAGATCATTGGTTACTCAG TCGGATTCAGACAGGCCTTCTGCCAGGTCGCATTAGAGCCCAATGCAGACAGAGATCGTCCCTGTCTCATCAGCAGACTCATGCTGCACGATGCACGCATGTATAAAG gAGCTCGGAAGATCGTACACGAGTTGATTTTCGGTAGCATGCTGATGGATTCTGATTTCAAGAGGCTGTTTGCAATCGAGTTTACAAAA cactATAAACAGCTACAGAAGGACTTCATCAGTGATGACCATGAAAGGAGTATTTCCATCACGGCTCTGTCTGTTCAGATCTTCACTGTTCCAACACTA gcCAGACAGCTGATTGAAGAGTGCAATGTCATCAAAGTGATCGTTGATACGGTCCTGGAACTGCTGCGGGAACATCTGGATGAGACCAATCGCTTTTTCTTCCTGGGATACAACTCAGACAAGTTTTCCCGGATCCAGGTTATCTTCCACGACCTCAG GTACATTCTGATCAGTAAGCCCTGTGTGTGGACAGAGGAGCTGCGAGGACAGTTTCTGGAGGGATTCAAGATTTTCCTTGGTTTTCTTAAATGCATGCAG GGAATGGAAGAAGTGAGGCGGCAGCTTGGGCAGCATATCGCGGTGGAGCCAGAATGGGAGGCTGGTTTCACCCTCCAGATTCAGCTACGTCACATTCTTGCCATGTTTCAGGACTGGTGCTCATCTGAT GATGAGATCATGCTGCAGGCGTTTAAGGAGTGCCACTCGACTCTGATCGAATGCAACAACCAGCCTTTCCATAAGGAGGCCACTGACTTTTACATGTGCAAGCACATCCTGCGTGCTCGTCCATACAAAGTGTCACAGGAGCCTGTCAGCATACACCTGCCCATTTCCAGGCTACTAGCAG GTTTGTATGTACTTATGTGGAAAACGGGGGTGATTGACCGTCTGGATAATCCC GAATGCTACGATCTCATTCAGCTCGCAGAGCATCCTCTGCGCTGCGTTGTCCTCGCCGCTCAGGTTACAGCCGAAATGTGGCGCAGAAACGGCCTGTCGTTGGTCAGCCAA GTTTACTACTATCAGGATGTAAAATGCCGGGACGAGATGTACGATAAAGATATTATCATGCTTCAG aTTGCTGCTTCCAAAATGGATCCTAACCACTTCCTCATGCTGATCCTGCTCAGATTTGAGCTGTTTGACTACTTTAATGGGAATTCCTTGAGTAAAGACCAG GATGAGCTGACGCAGTGGAACCGTCTGACAGAGGAGATGCTGTTCCTGCTGATCGCCATCTTTG GTGAGCGCTACGTTCCCGGGATCAGTCATGTGACCAAAGAGGACGTGACGATGAGGGAGGTTATCCACCTGCTGTGCATCGAGCCCATGGCTCACAGCACTTTGGTGAAAAGCCTTCCAGAGAAC gaAAATCACGAAACAGGCCTGGAGGCAGTCATTGCAAAAGTTGCAACTTTCAG aaagcCGGGCGTGTCTGGACATGGGTTATATGAGGTGAAAAAGGAGCGGCTGATGGATTTTAACCCTTTCTTTTACCACTACTCCAGATCTCAGCGTAGCAAG GCAGAGGAGTCTCAGAAAAAGAGAAGAGCTCAAGAGAGTAACGATAAAg CTCTGCGTCCTCCGGTGCCGCCAGCCTTTTCTCAGAGTTTCTCCCGGATTGTGCAGATCCTCTGCTGCGACGTTTTTATCCACATCCTGAGGTGCATCCTGCAGAGACCCGCGGAGGACCGGTCCACACACTGGACCGAGGCCATGATCCagagg GCGCTGCATTTGATTGGCCAGGCTTTGGTGGAGGAGAAGACCCAGCTAGAGAGCGGCAGTGTGGAGGACGTGACCTTTGACTTCAGCCTGAAAGCCCGCA CAGTTGGTTCAGAACATGGCAAGTCgcttttccttttattgtccAAGATCAAGTCTCTGCCCTCGCTGGAAGCGCAGAAAGATCTGATCAAATGGCTGCTACAG atGTTTGAGATTGTGAAGTGCATCAGAGAGAAGTCCAGTCCTACAGTTTCTGTCAGCATGGACACAACCAAGCCAGAAGAg AGCTCTCAGGATAAAGAAAAGGCCGAGCGGAAAAGGAAAGCGGAGGCGGCTAAACTCCACCGTCAGAAGATCATGGCCCAGATGTCGGCGATGCAGAAGAACTTCATTGAATCAAACAAGATGCTTTATGAGAACATGCCTGAGACGGGCACACAGGAGGAGCCTGTGACATCCTCTGAAAG CTCTGCCATGGAGCAGAGGGAGCTGCGCATAACCTTCGGGCCTCTCCGGGGACCCACCCCATCTGAGAGGGAGGTGCTCACCTGCATTCTGTgtcaggaggagcaggaggtgcTGCCTCTGGCTCCAGCCATGGTGCTGACCGCCTGCGTCCAAAGATCCACCGTGTTGACGCAGTGCAGAGGGAGAATCCCAGCGAACAGAGCAGATG GAACAGGGACTTATCCCCTCTTCATGCCCCCTGACCTCGCAGTGGGAACCCACACTGGTAGCTGTGGACACGTCATGCATGCCACATGTTGGCAGAA GTATTTTGAGGCTGTTCAGAACACGACCAGAAACCGGCTCCACGCCGAGCTCATCGTCGACCTGGAGAACGGAGAGTACTTGTGTCCTCTGTGCAAGTCTCTATGCAACACCGTCATCCCTCTCATCCCCTTAGAGCCACTTATATTCAACTA TGAAAATGCAGAGATAATAGGACAACATTTGACGTTGCCCCGCTGGATTCAGGTCCTCGCtgccaggattaaaggactgaAGTCCGTCATGCAGGACAACG ACGTCCAGATGGACGGCGGCAGCGGCAGCAGTGGCACCACCTGCCTGTTCGGTGACGGCCAGCCGGACTTCAGATCCATTCTGGCCTACGGAATTCAAGAATC gaGAAAGTTCTCAGACGGAATCGCCGAAATGCTGGTGGTGTGCGCCACGACGGTCCACAGGGTGGGACTGAAGACGGCGCCCAACGAGCTCTGTCCCCGCGTTCCCCTCATGGCCTGGAACACCTGCGCCTTCACCATCCAGGCCATCG AAAACATTCTGCAGGAAGAGGACAAGCCGCTGTTTGGATCCCTACAGAACAGACAG aTTGCAGGACTGAAGGCGATTGTTCAGTTTGCAGCGTCACAGAGACTGAAGAGCTCCCAGGGAGTAATCCAGAGGCACTTTGCAGACATGATGGGAG TGTTGCTGCCGGTTCTGAGCAGGAAGAACACGCCTTCTATTCTGGATGTGGACTTCTTCCATCTCTTG GTGGGGTTGGTGTTGTCGATTCCTTCTCTGTACCAGGAGGAAGGAATCGACTTGCAGCCATCTGCCGTTAGCTCCGCCTTCAACAACATGTACATTTTTCACCTGGTCACCATGGCTCACATCCTGCAGGTCCTGCTGACCTCCACAG attttccagCTGCAGGCGATGGAGAAGAGACAGAGGAAGCAAGATTAGCAGCAGAGTTATACACAACAGTGTTGCTACACACTGGAAG GCTGGTTCCTGATTTATCTGGTGGCTCCGTGGCTCAAAGGGTGAAGGCAGGAATTGAACCTTTCCTGCGAagtgctgctctgttttttaaCTGCCTTACTGGAGTTCATCCTCCAGAGGAGCTTTTTAGCGCTCCTG TTTCCTCTCCAGGACAGATGGAGGCGCTGTGTAGCTACTTGGCTCTACCTTTCAATGTATTTCAGCTCTTCCAGGACTACAGAGACGCAGTTTCTCCTATGCTTCAAAG GTGGTGTGGGAGCCCCTCTATCACCAAAGCCCTGCAAGGGAAAACCCAAACCATCAG ATATCCGAGGAGAAGGAATCGGTTGATCGATCTTCCAGAGGATTACAGCGCTCTCCTGAACAAAGCCAGCCACTTTCA GTGTCCAAAGTCCACGGTGGACGAGAGGAAGCACCCGACGCTGTGCCTGGTCTGCGGCGCCATGCTTTGCTCACAGAGCTCCTGCTGCCTCAGTCAGCTGGACGGGGAGGACGTGGGGGCGTGCACGGCGCACGCTGCCACCTGTGGAGCCGGAGTGGGAATGTTTCTCAG AATCAGAGAGTGTGAAATTGTCCTGATGGCCAGTAAGACGCGAGGCAGCACTTACCCCGCTCCGTACCTGGACGACTATGGAGAAACTGACCCTCACCTTGG